One genomic window of Paraburkholderia acidiphila includes the following:
- the ppk1 gene encoding polyphosphate kinase 1, with product MSIRYPLLNRELGILGFNERVLAQASDPAVPLLERLRFICITSSNLDEFFEVRMAGLQEQMRDNPGVLSPDGMSLQHVYDLVVERAQRLVHRQYRMLHDTVLPALEQEGIYFHGTDAWNEAQTAWARKYFLDELLPVLTPIGLDPAHPFPRVLNKSLNFVVELEGKDAFGRQAVMGIVQAPRALPRLVRMPQELSGFQHGFVLLGSLLQRFVGELFPSLVVRSCNQFRITRNSELFVDEDEITNLRVALQGELPARHLGNAVRLEVSAETPPHLAKRLLDESGLDEKDCYYVDGPVNLVRLMQLPEMVDRPDLKFVPHVPAIPKRIATNSNMFDVIDQGDVLLHHPYESFQPVLELLLQAANDPNVVAIKQTIYRTGTDSPLMDALMQAARNGKEVTVVVELLARFDEETNINWAAQLEAVGAHVVYGVVGHKCHAKMMLIVRRVPVNGRMVLRRYVHLGTGNYHPRTARLYTDFGLMTSEPKMCEDVHHVFQQLTGIGGELQLHDLWQSPFTLHPKMIEAIRNEADAARAGKKARIVAKMNALLEPTVIDELYEASQAGVKIDLIIRGVCSLQPGVPGLSENITVRSIVGRFLEHHRIYYFYAGGKEHVYLSSADWMDRNLFRRVEVAFPIHDRRLKRRVIAEGLSTFLGDNQSAWLMQSDGHYRRRRAGKAVRNAQLSLLAKFCP from the coding sequence ATGTCCATCCGCTATCCCCTACTCAATCGCGAACTGGGCATTCTGGGATTCAACGAGCGCGTGCTCGCACAGGCGTCCGATCCCGCTGTTCCTTTGCTGGAGCGCTTGCGCTTCATCTGTATCACCAGTAGTAACCTCGACGAATTCTTCGAAGTCCGCATGGCCGGGCTTCAGGAGCAGATGCGCGACAACCCCGGCGTGCTCTCGCCCGACGGCATGTCGCTGCAGCACGTGTACGACCTCGTGGTCGAACGCGCGCAGCGTCTCGTGCATCGCCAGTACCGCATGCTGCACGACACCGTGCTGCCCGCGCTCGAACAGGAAGGCATCTATTTCCACGGCACCGACGCCTGGAACGAGGCGCAAACCGCCTGGGCGCGCAAATACTTCCTCGACGAACTGCTGCCCGTTCTCACGCCCATCGGGCTCGATCCCGCGCACCCGTTCCCGCGCGTGCTCAACAAGAGCCTGAACTTCGTGGTCGAACTCGAAGGCAAGGACGCCTTCGGGCGCCAGGCCGTCATGGGCATCGTGCAGGCGCCGCGCGCGCTGCCGCGCCTCGTGCGCATGCCGCAGGAGCTTTCCGGCTTCCAGCACGGCTTCGTGCTGCTCGGCTCGCTCTTGCAGCGCTTCGTGGGCGAGCTGTTCCCGAGCCTCGTGGTGCGCAGCTGCAACCAGTTCCGCATTACGCGCAACAGTGAACTTTTCGTCGACGAAGACGAAATCACCAACCTGCGCGTGGCGCTGCAGGGCGAACTGCCCGCGCGGCACCTGGGCAATGCGGTGCGTCTCGAAGTGTCGGCGGAAACGCCGCCGCATCTCGCGAAGCGCCTGCTCGACGAAAGCGGCCTCGACGAAAAGGACTGCTATTACGTCGACGGCCCCGTGAATCTCGTGCGCCTCATGCAGTTGCCCGAGATGGTCGATCGCCCCGACCTCAAGTTCGTGCCGCATGTGCCGGCCATTCCGAAGCGCATCGCCACGAACAGCAACATGTTCGACGTGATCGATCAGGGCGACGTGCTCCTGCATCATCCGTACGAGAGCTTCCAGCCCGTGCTCGAACTGCTGCTGCAGGCCGCGAACGATCCGAACGTGGTGGCGATCAAGCAGACGATCTACCGCACCGGCACCGACTCGCCGCTCATGGACGCGCTCATGCAGGCCGCGCGCAACGGCAAGGAAGTGACGGTGGTCGTGGAGCTGCTCGCGCGCTTCGACGAAGAAACCAACATCAACTGGGCCGCGCAGCTCGAAGCCGTCGGCGCGCACGTGGTGTATGGCGTCGTGGGCCACAAGTGCCACGCCAAGATGATGCTGATCGTGCGCCGCGTGCCCGTGAACGGCCGCATGGTGCTGCGCCGCTACGTACACCTCGGCACCGGCAACTACCACCCGCGCACGGCGCGCCTTTACACCGACTTCGGCCTCATGACCTCGGAGCCGAAGATGTGCGAGGACGTGCACCACGTCTTCCAGCAGCTCACGGGCATCGGCGGCGAACTGCAGTTGCATGATCTGTGGCAATCGCCGTTCACGCTGCATCCGAAGATGATCGAGGCGATTCGCAACGAAGCCGACGCCGCCCGCGCAGGCAAGAAGGCGCGCATCGTCGCGAAGATGAACGCGCTGCTCGAGCCGACCGTCATCGACGAGTTGTACGAAGCGTCGCAGGCCGGCGTGAAGATCGACCTCATCATCCGTGGCGTGTGCTCGTTGCAGCCGGGCGTGCCGGGGCTTTCGGAGAACATCACGGTCCGCTCGATCGTCGGGCGCTTCCTCGAGCACCATCGCATTTACTACTTCTATGCGGGCGGCAAGGAACACGTCTATTTGTCGAGCGCGGACTGGATGGATCGCAACCTGTTCCGCCGCGTCGAAGTGGCGTTCCCGATCCACGACCGCAGGCTCAAGCGTCGCGTGATCGCCGAAGGCCTTTCCACGTTCCTCGGCGACAATCAATCGGCCTGGCTCATGCAAAGCGACGGCCACTATCGCCGCCGCCGGGCAGGCAAGGCCGTGCGGAACGCGCAGTTGAGCTTGCTCGCGAAGTTCTGTCCGTAA
- the pstS gene encoding phosphate ABC transporter substrate-binding protein PstS, protein MKLMQTALAGVAGALFAIAAQAADITGAGSTFAAPIYTKWADAYQKSGGGKVNYQGIGSSGGIKQIQAKTVDFAGSDAPLKDEDLAKEGLFQFPTVVGGVVPAINVPGVKAGEITLSGPVLGDIYLGKIKKWNDPAIVALNPKVKLPDLDIAVVRRADGSGTSFIWTNYLSKVNPEWKTKVGEGTTVAWPTGTGGKGNDGVAAFVQRLPGAIGYVEWAYAKQNHMVYTAMKNESGAVVQPDTETFKAAAAGADWKKSFYQILTNEPGKDAWPVVGATFVLLHTAQDKPDQGKETLKFFDWAFKNGTPAADSLDYISLPPSVVSEIKSQWKEKVKDASGKPVAE, encoded by the coding sequence ATGAAATTGATGCAAACCGCGCTCGCTGGCGTTGCTGGCGCGCTCTTCGCGATCGCAGCGCAGGCTGCTGACATCACTGGCGCGGGTAGCACCTTCGCAGCACCGATCTATACGAAATGGGCGGATGCCTATCAGAAGTCGGGCGGCGGCAAGGTGAATTACCAGGGCATTGGCTCGTCGGGCGGCATCAAGCAGATTCAAGCCAAGACCGTTGACTTCGCAGGCTCGGACGCGCCGCTGAAGGACGAAGATCTGGCCAAGGAAGGTCTGTTCCAGTTCCCGACGGTGGTTGGCGGCGTCGTGCCGGCGATCAATGTGCCGGGCGTGAAGGCCGGCGAAATCACGCTGTCGGGCCCGGTGCTCGGCGACATCTACCTCGGCAAGATCAAGAAGTGGAACGATCCGGCCATCGTCGCGCTGAACCCGAAGGTCAAGCTGCCTGATCTCGATATCGCCGTGGTCCGCCGCGCCGATGGTTCGGGCACCAGCTTCATCTGGACGAACTACCTCTCGAAGGTCAACCCCGAGTGGAAGACCAAGGTCGGCGAAGGCACGACCGTCGCATGGCCGACGGGCACGGGCGGCAAGGGCAACGACGGCGTCGCAGCCTTTGTGCAGCGTCTGCCGGGCGCGATCGGCTACGTCGAATGGGCGTACGCGAAGCAAAATCACATGGTCTACACTGCCATGAAGAACGAGTCGGGCGCTGTGGTTCAGCCGGACACCGAAACGTTCAAGGCAGCGGCCGCTGGCGCGGACTGGAAGAAGTCGTTCTACCAGATCCTCACGAACGAGCCGGGCAAGGACGCATGGCCGGTCGTCGGCGCGACCTTCGTGCTGCTGCACACCGCACAGGACAAGCCGGACCAGGGCAAGGAAACGCTCAAGTTCTTCGACTGGGCCTTCAAGAATGGCACGCCGGCTGCTGACAGCCTCGACTACATCTCGCTGCCGCCGTCGGTCGTGAGCGAAATCAAGTCGCAGTGGAAGGAGAAGGTCAAGGACGCGAGCGGCAAGCCGGTCGCCGAGTAA
- the phoR gene encoding phosphate regulon sensor histidine kinase PhoR encodes MNIIWARSLVSIVLLALICAGIGALFGVKIALGIAVLALLGQMLFSTFHKQRLWRLLDAPVYGEVPSAPGIWGEIYYRLHKLAKRWHAQVRQVEQQHSRFIQAIQASPNGVAMLDDHDQIEWCNAISEIHFGLDAKRDLRQHITHLVRQPDFVRYLNSHDYKDMLIMRGMGAKRQNVISVQVFPYGENRKLVLSQDITELERTDAMRRDFVANVSHELKTPITVLSGFLETMRELPLGEAERNRYLELMEQQASRMRHIVTDLLVLAKLEGEGRQPGDHMVDMRAVLGHVREDAESLSGGHHRITADFDDGLSVTGSETEIMSALGNLATNAVRYTPDGGTVHLSWRSEHGSAVFAVTDSGLGIPAADIPRLTERFYRVDRSRSRDTGGTGLGLAIVKHVLQRHDAALEVKSEEGRGSTFTVRFPTARTTRRQPAPV; translated from the coding sequence ATGAACATCATCTGGGCGCGCTCCCTCGTATCGATTGTTTTGCTCGCGCTCATTTGCGCGGGCATTGGCGCGCTTTTCGGCGTCAAGATCGCGCTGGGCATCGCCGTGCTGGCGCTGCTCGGGCAAATGCTCTTCAGCACGTTCCACAAGCAGCGTCTCTGGCGCCTGCTCGACGCGCCGGTCTACGGCGAGGTGCCGAGCGCTCCCGGCATCTGGGGCGAAATCTACTACCGTCTGCACAAGCTCGCGAAGCGCTGGCACGCTCAGGTGCGCCAGGTGGAGCAGCAGCATTCGCGTTTCATCCAGGCGATCCAGGCTTCGCCCAATGGCGTCGCCATGCTCGACGATCACGACCAGATCGAGTGGTGCAACGCGATCTCCGAAATCCACTTCGGCCTCGACGCGAAGCGCGACCTGCGCCAGCACATCACGCATCTGGTACGTCAGCCGGACTTCGTGCGCTACCTCAATTCGCACGACTACAAGGACATGCTGATCATGCGCGGCATGGGCGCGAAGCGTCAGAACGTGATCTCGGTGCAGGTGTTTCCGTACGGCGAGAACCGCAAGCTCGTGCTTTCGCAGGACATCACCGAACTCGAGCGCACCGACGCCATGCGGCGCGACTTCGTGGCCAACGTCTCGCACGAACTGAAAACGCCGATCACGGTGCTCTCGGGCTTCCTCGAGACGATGCGCGAGCTGCCGCTTGGCGAAGCCGAGCGCAACCGCTACCTGGAGCTGATGGAGCAACAGGCCTCGCGCATGCGCCATATCGTCACCGACCTGCTCGTGCTTGCGAAGCTGGAAGGCGAGGGGCGTCAGCCCGGCGACCATATGGTCGACATGCGCGCGGTGCTCGGGCACGTGCGCGAGGACGCCGAAAGCCTTTCTGGCGGGCATCACCGCATCACGGCCGATTTCGACGATGGCCTGAGCGTGACCGGTTCCGAAACCGAGATCATGAGCGCGCTCGGCAATCTGGCGACCAATGCGGTGCGTTACACGCCGGACGGCGGCACGGTGCATCTGTCGTGGCGCTCGGAGCACGGCAGCGCGGTGTTTGCCGTCACCGACAGCGGTCTCGGCATTCCGGCCGCCGATATTCCGCGCCTGACCGAGCGCTTCTATCGCGTGGATCGCAGCCGCTCGCGCGACACGGGCGGTACGGGCCTCGGGCTTGCGATCGTCAAGCACGTGCTGCAGCGCCACGACGCGGCGCTCGAAGTGAAGAGCGAGGAAGGGCGGGGCAGCACGTTCACGGTGCGCTTTCCCACCGCGCGCACGACGAGAAGGCAGCCCGCGCCGGTGTGA
- the phoB gene encoding phosphate regulon transcriptional regulator PhoB has translation MPSSILVIEDEPAISELISVNLQHAGHCPIRAYNAEQAQNLISDVLPDLILLDWMLPGKSGVNFARDLRNNERTKHIPIIMLTARGDEQDKVLGLEIGADDYVTKPFSPKELMARIKAVLRRRAPQLTEDVVAINGLKLDPATHRVAAAAEGSEIKLDLGPTEFRLLHFFMTHPERVHSRTQLLDQVWGDHVFVEERTVDVHIKRLRAALKPAGCDAMIETVRGSGYRLAKSA, from the coding sequence ATGCCTAGCAGCATTCTCGTCATCGAAGATGAGCCCGCAATTTCCGAGCTGATTTCGGTGAACCTGCAGCACGCAGGCCACTGCCCGATCCGCGCCTACAACGCGGAGCAGGCGCAGAACCTGATCAGCGACGTGCTGCCCGATCTCATCCTGCTCGACTGGATGTTGCCGGGCAAGTCGGGTGTGAATTTCGCGCGCGATCTGCGCAACAACGAGCGCACGAAGCACATTCCGATCATCATGCTGACCGCGCGCGGCGACGAGCAGGACAAGGTGCTCGGCCTCGAAATCGGCGCTGACGACTATGTGACGAAGCCGTTCTCGCCCAAGGAGCTGATGGCGCGCATCAAGGCGGTGCTGCGCCGCCGCGCGCCGCAGCTCACGGAAGACGTGGTGGCGATCAACGGTCTGAAGCTCGATCCGGCCACGCACCGCGTGGCGGCCGCCGCCGAAGGCTCGGAAATCAAGCTCGACCTCGGTCCGACCGAGTTCCGTCTGCTGCACTTCTTCATGACGCATCCCGAGCGCGTGCACAGCCGCACGCAACTGCTCGACCAGGTGTGGGGCGATCACGTGTTCGTGGAAGAGCGCACGGTGGACGTGCATATCAAGCGTCTGCGTGCCGCGCTCAAGCCGGCAGGGTGCGATGCTATGATCGAAACGGTGCGCGGCAGCGGCTACCGTCTCGCCAAGAGCGCCTGA
- the pstB gene encoding phosphate ABC transporter ATP-binding protein PstB — protein sequence MAESHLNTAAHGNAPSAGFEPADPAQNARLPALGKPKIEVKDLNFFYGKYHALKNINLQIPEGKVTAFIGPSGCGKSTLLRTFNKMFALYPEQRAEGEIVMDGENLLATKRDISLLRARIGMVFQKPTPFPMSIYDNIAFGVKMFEKLSRPEMDDRVEWALTKAALWNEVKDKLGQSGYGLSGGQQQRLCIARGIAIRPEVLLLDEPCSALDPISTGRIEELIAELKSDYTVVIVTHNMQQAARCSDYTAYMYLGELIEFGDTEKIFIKPVRKETEDYITGRFG from the coding sequence ATGGCTGAGAGTCACCTCAACACCGCTGCGCACGGCAATGCGCCCTCCGCTGGGTTTGAACCCGCGGACCCCGCCCAGAACGCACGCCTGCCGGCGCTGGGCAAGCCGAAGATCGAAGTGAAGGACCTGAACTTCTTCTACGGCAAGTATCACGCGCTGAAGAACATCAACCTGCAGATTCCCGAAGGCAAGGTGACGGCGTTCATCGGCCCGTCGGGCTGCGGCAAGTCCACGCTTCTGCGCACCTTCAACAAGATGTTCGCGCTCTATCCGGAGCAGCGTGCCGAAGGCGAGATCGTGATGGACGGCGAGAATCTGCTCGCGACCAAGCGCGACATTTCGCTGCTGCGCGCGCGCATCGGCATGGTGTTCCAGAAGCCGACTCCGTTCCCGATGTCGATTTACGACAACATCGCGTTCGGCGTGAAGATGTTCGAGAAGCTCTCGCGCCCGGAAATGGACGATCGCGTGGAGTGGGCGCTCACCAAGGCCGCGCTCTGGAACGAAGTGAAGGACAAGCTCGGCCAGAGCGGCTACGGCCTCTCGGGCGGCCAGCAGCAGCGCCTGTGTATCGCGCGCGGCATTGCGATCCGCCCCGAAGTGCTGCTGCTCGACGAGCCGTGCTCGGCGCTCGACCCGATTTCCACGGGCCGTATCGAAGAGCTGATCGCGGAACTCAAGAGCGACTACACGGTGGTGATCGTCACCCATAACATGCAGCAAGCCGCGCGTTGCTCGGACTACACTGCATATATGTACCTTGGTGAGTTGATCGAGTTCGGCGACACCGAAAAGATCTTCATCAAGCCGGTCCGCAAGGAAACGGAAGACTACATTACCGGCCGTTTCGGCTGA
- the glmM gene encoding phosphoglucosamine mutase, whose translation MGRRYFGTDGVRGKVGEAPITPDFVLRLGYAAGKVLAGSAGASGPRPSVLIGKDTRISGYMLEASLEAGLSAAGIDVMLAGPMTTPGIAYLTRALRLAAGVVISASHNPYYDNGIKFFSADGNKLPDEVETQIEEQLEQPLACAPSEQLGRARRLHDAGGRYIEFCKSTFPQAFNLRGLKLVIDCANGAGYDIAPHVFHELGADVIPIGVSPNGFNINDGVGATAPDALVRAVRANHADLGIALDGDADRLQVVDAQGRLYNGDELLYVLVKDRIATDGKVEGAVGTLMTNLAIEQALEGLGVQLVRANVGDRYVLEQLRERGWQLGAEGSGHILSLDRHTTGDGIVSALLVLAAMKRSGKTIAQLLDGVQLFPQKLINVRIAHGADWKGNAEIQKSIASAEAELKGKGRVLIRASGTEPVLRVMVEAREERDTVHYAEAIAGVVKRSIA comes from the coding sequence ATGGGACGTCGTTATTTCGGAACTGATGGGGTGCGTGGCAAGGTCGGCGAGGCGCCGATCACGCCCGATTTCGTGCTTCGGCTAGGCTATGCGGCGGGCAAGGTGCTCGCGGGGTCGGCGGGGGCATCCGGGCCGCGCCCGTCCGTGCTGATCGGCAAGGACACGCGTATTTCGGGCTATATGCTTGAAGCTTCCCTGGAAGCGGGGCTTTCGGCTGCCGGCATCGACGTGATGCTGGCCGGCCCGATGACGACGCCCGGCATCGCCTATCTCACGCGCGCGCTGCGGCTCGCCGCGGGCGTCGTGATCAGCGCGTCGCACAATCCGTACTACGACAACGGCATCAAGTTCTTCTCCGCCGACGGCAACAAGCTCCCCGACGAGGTGGAGACGCAAATCGAGGAGCAGCTCGAACAGCCGCTCGCCTGTGCGCCGTCCGAGCAGCTCGGCCGTGCACGCCGTCTGCACGACGCGGGCGGCCGCTACATTGAGTTCTGCAAGAGCACGTTCCCGCAGGCGTTCAACCTGCGGGGCCTCAAGCTCGTGATCGACTGCGCCAACGGTGCGGGTTACGACATCGCGCCGCACGTGTTCCACGAACTGGGCGCGGACGTCATTCCGATCGGCGTGTCGCCGAATGGTTTCAACATCAACGACGGCGTAGGCGCGACCGCGCCCGATGCGCTCGTGCGCGCGGTGCGCGCGAATCACGCGGACCTCGGCATCGCGCTGGACGGCGACGCCGACCGTCTCCAGGTGGTGGACGCACAAGGCCGCCTCTACAACGGCGACGAACTGCTCTACGTGCTCGTGAAGGACCGCATCGCGACCGATGGCAAGGTGGAAGGCGCAGTCGGCACGCTCATGACCAATCTCGCGATCGAGCAGGCGCTCGAAGGCCTTGGGGTGCAGCTGGTGCGCGCGAACGTGGGCGACCGCTACGTGCTGGAGCAACTGCGCGAGCGCGGCTGGCAGCTCGGCGCCGAAGGCTCGGGCCACATTCTTTCGCTCGACCGTCACACGACCGGCGACGGCATCGTTTCGGCGCTGCTCGTGCTCGCGGCGATGAAACGCAGCGGCAAGACGATCGCGCAGCTGCTCGACGGCGTGCAGCTGTTTCCGCAGAAGCTCATCAACGTGCGCATCGCGCATGGCGCCGACTGGAAGGGCAACGCCGAGATCCAGAAGTCGATCGCTTCCGCCGAGGCGGAATTGAAGGGCAAGGGGCGTGTACTGATCCGCGCCTCGGGCACGGAGCCGGTGCTGCGCGTGATGGTCGAGGCCCGCGAGGAGCGCGACACGGTGCACTACGCCGAGGCGATCGCAGGCGTGGTCAAGCGTTCGATCGCGTAA
- the pstA gene encoding phosphate ABC transporter permease PstA, with protein MSEPMMKIPGAIYGPELDRMRDKLQRRRRVTNAIALALSLAAMGFGLLWLVWILYTTISLGIGGLSIDLFTQSTPPPNTDGGGLLNAIIGSLLLVVIATFVGTPIGILAGIYLAEYGQKGWLASVTRFINDILLSAPSIVVGLFVYALVVAKMGHFSGWAGAIALALLQIPIVIRTTENMLKLVPNALREAAFALGTPKWKMVLSITLKASIAGIVTGVLLAIARIAGETAPLLFTALSNQFFSADMNQPIANLPVTIFKFAMSPFSQWQSLAWAGVFLITLGVLGLNILARTIFSKK; from the coding sequence ATGAGCGAACCGATGATGAAAATTCCGGGTGCGATTTACGGCCCCGAACTCGATCGCATGCGCGACAAGCTGCAGCGTCGCCGCCGCGTCACTAACGCAATCGCGCTCGCGCTCTCGCTCGCCGCCATGGGATTCGGCCTTCTGTGGCTCGTGTGGATTCTCTACACGACGATTTCGCTCGGTATCGGCGGTCTTTCGATCGACCTGTTCACGCAGTCCACGCCGCCGCCGAACACTGATGGCGGCGGTCTTCTGAACGCCATCATCGGCAGCCTGCTGCTCGTTGTGATCGCAACGTTCGTCGGCACGCCGATCGGCATTCTCGCGGGCATCTATCTCGCGGAATACGGGCAGAAGGGCTGGCTCGCGAGCGTCACGCGCTTCATCAACGACATTCTGCTGTCGGCGCCTTCGATCGTCGTGGGTCTGTTCGTGTACGCGCTCGTGGTCGCGAAGATGGGCCACTTCAGCGGCTGGGCCGGCGCGATTGCGCTCGCACTGCTGCAGATCCCGATCGTGATCCGCACGACCGAGAACATGCTCAAGCTCGTGCCGAACGCGCTGCGCGAAGCGGCATTCGCACTCGGCACGCCGAAGTGGAAGATGGTGCTGTCCATCACGCTCAAGGCGTCGATTGCGGGCATCGTGACGGGCGTACTGCTCGCCATCGCCCGTATTGCCGGCGAAACCGCGCCGCTGCTGTTCACCGCGCTGTCGAACCAGTTCTTCAGCGCCGACATGAATCAACCGATCGCGAACCTGCCGGTCACGATCTTCAAGTTTGCGATGAGCCCGTTTTCGCAATGGCAGTCGCTTGCGTGGGCCGGCGTTTTCCTGATCACGCTGGGCGTGCTGGGTCTGAATATCCTCGCGCGCACGATCTTTTCGAAAAAGTAA
- the pstC gene encoding phosphate ABC transporter permease PstC, with protein sequence MSDVPLVSNPPGNAAQQKAPSPAGDIIFGGLARLAAIVTLLLLGGIIVSLIVASLPTIQKFGFAFLWTADWDPPSEQFGALVPIYGTIATSLIALIIAVPVSFGIALFLTELSPAWLRRPLGIAIELLAAIPSIVYGMWGLLVFAPIFAQWFEKPLGTLLGGMPIVGALFQGAPIGIGILCAGVILAIMIIPYIASVMRDVFEVTPVLLKESAYGIGCTTWEVMWKIVLPFTKTGVIGGVMLGLGRALGETMAVTFVIGNTNLLDNVSLFSPGNSITSALANEFAEASPGLHTAALMELGLILFVITFIVLSISKLMLLRLEKSEGAR encoded by the coding sequence ATGTCCGACGTCCCGCTCGTGTCGAACCCGCCCGGCAACGCCGCGCAGCAAAAAGCGCCCAGCCCGGCAGGGGACATCATTTTTGGCGGCCTCGCGCGCCTTGCCGCCATCGTCACGCTGTTGCTGCTCGGCGGCATCATCGTGTCGCTGATCGTCGCCTCGTTGCCGACGATCCAGAAATTCGGTTTCGCATTCCTCTGGACTGCCGACTGGGATCCTCCCAGCGAGCAGTTCGGCGCGCTCGTGCCCATCTACGGCACGATCGCTACTTCGCTTATCGCGCTCATCATTGCCGTGCCCGTGAGCTTCGGCATCGCGCTCTTCCTCACCGAGCTTTCGCCCGCGTGGCTGCGCCGGCCGCTCGGCATCGCCATCGAACTGCTCGCCGCGATCCCGTCGATCGTCTACGGTATGTGGGGTCTGCTCGTGTTCGCACCGATCTTCGCGCAATGGTTCGAAAAGCCGCTCGGCACGCTGCTGGGCGGCATGCCGATCGTCGGCGCGCTGTTCCAGGGCGCGCCCATCGGCATCGGCATTCTGTGCGCCGGCGTGATTCTCGCGATCATGATCATTCCGTACATCGCCTCGGTCATGCGCGACGTGTTCGAAGTCACGCCTGTGCTGCTCAAGGAGTCGGCCTACGGCATCGGCTGCACGACCTGGGAAGTGATGTGGAAGATCGTGCTGCCGTTCACCAAGACCGGCGTGATCGGCGGCGTGATGCTCGGCCTTGGCCGCGCGCTGGGCGAGACCATGGCCGTCACGTTCGTGATCGGCAATACGAACCTGCTCGACAACGTGTCGCTCTTTTCGCCGGGCAACAGCATCACGTCGGCGCTCGCCAACGAGTTCGCGGAAGCGAGCCCGGGCCTGCACACGGCCGCGCTGATGGAACTCGGCCTGATCCTCTTCGTGATTACGTTCATCGTGCTGTCGATCTCGAAGCTCATGTTGCTGCGCCTTGAAAAATCGGAGGGTGCGCGATGA
- the phoU gene encoding phosphate signaling complex protein PhoU, whose amino-acid sequence MSDKHLSSQFDADLNLISSKVLEMGGLVESQIITAMQALNDFDGEAAARVIAAEDRLNTMEVEIDEECSNIIARRQPAARDLRLVLAISKTITNLERAGDEAEKIAKRTKRLMEDGASRTVNIAEIKVSGEMAVSILRRALDAFARLDTVAAAQIVRDDKAIDEEFRAFVRKLVSYMMEDPRTISVGLDYLFIAKAIERIGDHAKNIAEFIIYIVKGTDVRHKSRDALEREALS is encoded by the coding sequence ATGTCCGACAAACACCTGTCCAGCCAGTTCGACGCCGATTTGAACCTCATTTCGTCGAAGGTGCTCGAAATGGGCGGCCTCGTCGAATCGCAGATCATCACGGCAATGCAGGCGCTCAACGATTTCGACGGCGAAGCCGCCGCGCGCGTGATCGCCGCTGAAGACCGCCTCAACACGATGGAAGTCGAGATCGACGAGGAGTGCAGCAACATCATCGCGCGCCGCCAGCCGGCCGCGCGCGACCTGCGCCTCGTGCTCGCCATTTCGAAGACCATCACGAACCTCGAGCGCGCCGGCGACGAAGCCGAGAAGATCGCCAAGCGCACGAAGCGCCTGATGGAAGACGGCGCTTCGCGCACCGTCAACATCGCCGAGATCAAGGTCTCGGGCGAGATGGCCGTGTCGATCCTGCGCCGCGCGCTCGACGCGTTCGCGCGCCTCGACACCGTGGCCGCCGCGCAGATCGTGCGCGACGACAAGGCGATCGACGAGGAATTCCGTGCGTTCGTGCGCAAGCTCGTGAGCTACATGATGGAAGATCCGCGCACGATCTCCGTGGGCCTCGACTATCTGTTCATCGCCAAGGCGATCGAGCGGATCGGCGACCACGCGAAGAACATCGCGGAATTCATCATTTACATCGTGAAGGGCACCGACGTGCGCCACAAGTCGCGCGACGCGCTCGAACGCGAAGCACTCAGCTAA